One Patescibacteria group bacterium genomic region harbors:
- the murB gene encoding UDP-N-acetylmuramate dehydrogenase has protein sequence MKKNYSQFILKSPIKVARGVKLSRFCTMKVGGPADLFTTAKTKTELMEVLRLAHKLGIKYFVLAGGSNVVFPDKGWRGLVVRYTANRFVILSEVEESRDTKARRSLHFGRDDRKKARNDGKVALRWSPDTPSSYGVIGPMLRSERSRICATVEAGAMLGEMVRKLLKQGLGGFNFLANIPGSVGGAIVGNAGCYGKETKDFLEEVEIFNVKTGRISIMKPSKLGFDYRHSKLKEHPELIVLSAIFKLAKVDPKQALKEIAAEKQSRLDKHPQGPSCGSWFKNPERGVPAWKFIDQAGLRGYTLGKARISHKHSNFLVNCGGATATDIVKLSRLVKKKVSSQTGIYLTEEARLIN, from the coding sequence GTGAAAAAGAATTACTCGCAATTCATTTTGAAAAGTCCAATTAAGGTGGCGCGGGGGGTAAAACTCTCGCGGTTTTGCACTATGAAGGTGGGGGGACCGGCGGATTTATTTACGACAGCGAAAACTAAAACAGAATTGATGGAAGTTTTGCGGTTAGCCCATAAATTAGGCATCAAATATTTTGTGTTGGCCGGTGGAAGCAATGTGGTGTTTCCGGATAAAGGTTGGCGGGGGTTGGTGGTGAGGTATACAGCCAATCGGTTTGTCATTCTGAGCGAAGTCGAAGAATCTCGAGACACTAAAGCTCGGAGATCCCTCCACTTCGGTCGGGATGACAGAAAAAAAGCCCGGAATGACGGGAAGGTTGCTCTCCGATGGAGTCCGGATACTCCGTCCTCATATGGAGTCATTGGACCGATGCTTCGATCGGAGCGGTCGCGCATCTGCGCGACCGTGGAGGCGGGGGCGATGTTGGGGGAGATGGTGCGGAAATTGTTGAAACAGGGTTTAGGCGGATTTAATTTTTTGGCGAATATCCCGGGGAGTGTCGGCGGGGCAATTGTCGGTAATGCCGGCTGTTATGGCAAAGAAACGAAAGATTTTTTAGAAGAGGTCGAAATTTTTAATGTCAAAACCGGTAGAATTTCCATAATGAAACCAAGTAAATTAGGATTTGATTATCGCCACTCTAAATTAAAAGAGCACCCAGAATTAATCGTCTTGAGCGCAATTTTTAAATTAGCCAAAGTTGATCCAAAACAGGCGCTTAAAGAAATCGCCGCCGAAAAACAGTCGCGTTTAGACAAACATCCGCAAGGTCCCTCTTGTGGGAGTTGGTTTAAAAACCCCGAGCGGGGCGTACCGGCCTGGAAATTCATTGATCAGGCAGGTTTGCGAGGCTATACCTTAGGCAAAGCCAGAATATCTCACAAACACTCTAATTTCTTGGTTAATTGTGGGGGAGCTACCGCGACAGACATTGTCAAACTATCTCGTTTAGTTAAAAAAAAAGTTAGCTCCCAGACAGGAATTTACCTAACAGAAGAAGCCCGGCTAATCAATTAA
- a CDS encoding helix-turn-helix domain-containing protein, which translates to MNKETTLHNLGLSPNEAKVYLAALEMGTASAQDISHKAGVIRTTGYSILERLAIRNFVYKTKQKNKTRYVAESPKNLVHRFEHYQKELTNSLPELQAIYNKSQIKPKIVFYEGKSGIEEIYADTIKEKPREILEFNTLDIFAALPDFPAEYLAQRNKHHIYAKRIATDEKRTREHAARDKEELSHTLLLPKEEFNPPVEINIYNNKVAFMSYPDEIGIIIESHGIADTMRQIYHLLWKKLKK; encoded by the coding sequence ATGAACAAAGAAACCACCTTACATAATCTGGGCCTATCCCCTAACGAAGCCAAAGTCTACTTAGCTGCTTTAGAGATGGGCACGGCTTCTGCCCAAGATATTTCCCATAAAGCCGGTGTGATCAGGACTACCGGTTATTCCATTCTAGAGCGACTAGCTATCCGTAATTTCGTCTATAAAACTAAACAAAAAAACAAGACTCGTTACGTGGCCGAGTCCCCTAAAAATTTGGTTCATCGCTTTGAGCACTACCAAAAAGAACTAACTAATAGCCTGCCCGAATTACAAGCTATCTACAATAAGAGTCAAATCAAACCTAAGATTGTTTTCTATGAAGGTAAATCTGGCATCGAAGAAATTTATGCTGATACCATTAAAGAGAAGCCACGTGAAATTCTAGAATTTAATACTTTAGATATTTTTGCAGCCCTTCCCGATTTCCCGGCAGAATATCTGGCTCAGAGAAATAAACATCATATCTATGCTAAAAGAATAGCTACGGATGAAAAAAGGACTCGCGAACATGCCGCCCGCGACAAAGAAGAATTAAGCCATACCCTACTACTCCCCAAGGAAGAGTTTAATCCGCCAGTCGAAATTAATATCTACAATAACAAAGTAGCTTTCATGTCTTATCCTGATGAGATCGGTATCATAATTGAAAGCCATGGCATTGCCGACACCATGCGCCAGATTTACCACCTGCTCTGGAAAAAACTAAAGAAATAA
- a CDS encoding ZIP family metal transporter: protein MPILGYIVSAVLVVSLISLIGVVFFWVNQKFVTKIVPWLVAFAAGTLLAAAWFDLIPESLVGLGESAFIWVVAGILLFLLFEQVLHWHHEHGHDCDECGSRPKAVGYSVLLGDGLHNFLDGVLIASAFMASVPVGIATTMAVMFHEIPQELGDFGVLLHSGFSRTKALYFNFISALAAVAGGLVAYFALNSVQNSIPYIVAIGAGGFLYIALTDLFAELKGGKNIMLRLGQMLVLIFGMLLIYYLV, encoded by the coding sequence ATGCCGATTTTAGGATATATTGTCAGCGCCGTTTTAGTTGTCAGTTTAATTTCCCTGATCGGGGTAGTGTTCTTTTGGGTGAATCAGAAATTTGTTACCAAAATCGTACCCTGGCTGGTGGCGTTTGCGGCGGGCACCCTGCTCGCGGCCGCTTGGTTCGATTTGATCCCGGAAAGTTTAGTCGGATTAGGCGAAAGTGCTTTTATTTGGGTGGTGGCCGGGATTTTATTGTTTCTGTTGTTTGAACAAGTTTTGCATTGGCACCACGAACACGGCCACGATTGTGACGAATGCGGTTCTAGGCCCAAAGCAGTGGGTTATTCAGTTTTGTTGGGCGATGGCCTGCACAACTTTTTAGACGGAGTGTTAATCGCCTCGGCCTTTATGGCCAGTGTCCCAGTGGGGATAGCGACCACTATGGCGGTGATGTTCCACGAAATTCCTCAAGAGTTGGGAGATTTTGGTGTATTGCTGCACAGCGGATTTTCTCGCACCAAAGCGCTTTATTTTAACTTTATTTCTGCGCTCGCCGCTGTCGCTGGGGGATTGGTGGCTTATTTTGCCTTAAATAGTGTGCAAAATAGTATTCCTTACATTGTGGCGATCGGCGCCGGCGGATTTTTGTATATCGCCCTGACGGATTTGTTCGCCGAACTTAAAGGCGGCAAAAATATTATGTTGCGGTTAGGCCAGATGCTTGTTCTAATATTCGGCATGTTATTAATTTATTACCTCGTTTGA
- a CDS encoding ABC transporter substrate-binding protein codes for MKNWTWVWGVLLVVIVVVGLSLISTNKSVDKEPIKIGLLAPLTGNGSDIGINNKKAFEVAVAEVNAQGGVNGRPFQVVVEDSQGCDPKVGATAMQKLVNIDKVTAVYSIASGVAMSSHPIAEQGKVVHFSCASNPTVTTLGDYMFRTTPSDSFAGQVAADYIFNQMKIKKVAVLNCDNDWCVGLKNAFKERFVQQGGSVVIEEQIKSGAKDIRTELAKIKTVNPELIYFPSYPIEALTGFRQAKELGINVPIFGGDVWLDEVLANNIAGIGGDKFFTTPAKNYSEAFKQKIGGSVSLCAPDAYDIPMIWAKVLKKTGTDPESFKNALYKMAPYQGESGVISFDANGDLKQAVFDIKSFADGAIKDYQLKVS; via the coding sequence ATGAAAAATTGGACTTGGGTATGGGGAGTATTATTAGTGGTGATAGTAGTCGTGGGTTTAAGTCTGATATCCACCAATAAGTCAGTTGACAAAGAACCAATCAAAATCGGTTTGTTAGCTCCCTTAACCGGCAACGGATCGGATATAGGGATTAACAATAAAAAGGCTTTTGAAGTGGCTGTGGCAGAAGTTAATGCTCAAGGCGGTGTCAACGGTCGTCCTTTTCAGGTAGTGGTAGAAGATAGTCAAGGCTGCGATCCAAAGGTGGGGGCCACTGCTATGCAAAAACTCGTTAATATCGACAAAGTAACTGCAGTTTATTCGATTGCCTCAGGCGTAGCCATGTCTTCTCATCCGATAGCCGAACAAGGCAAGGTAGTGCACTTTAGTTGTGCCAGCAATCCGACTGTTACTACTCTCGGAGACTATATGTTCAGAACAACTCCCTCAGACAGCTTCGCTGGCCAGGTGGCTGCTGATTATATCTTTAACCAAATGAAAATAAAGAAAGTGGCTGTTCTCAACTGTGATAATGACTGGTGTGTGGGGCTAAAGAATGCTTTCAAGGAAAGATTTGTCCAGCAGGGCGGTAGTGTAGTGATCGAGGAGCAAATTAAATCAGGCGCCAAGGATATTAGGACGGAATTAGCCAAAATCAAAACTGTTAATCCGGAACTAATTTATTTCCCGAGTTATCCCATAGAGGCATTAACTGGGTTTAGGCAAGCAAAAGAATTGGGCATTAATGTGCCCATCTTTGGCGGAGATGTGTGGTTGGATGAAGTTTTAGCGAATAATATTGCCGGTATTGGCGGTGATAAGTTTTTTACGACGCCAGCTAAAAATTATTCCGAGGCTTTTAAACAAAAGATTGGGGGCAGTGTATCTCTTTGCGCGCCAGATGCATATGATATTCCGATGATTTGGGCTAAAGTCTTGAAAAAAACTGGTACCGATCCAGAATCCTTCAAAAATGCTTTGTATAAAATGGCCCCTTATCAAGGGGAAAGCGGAGTAATTAGCTTCGATGCTAATGGCGATCTCAAACAGGCAGTTTTCGATATCAAGTCATTCGCCGACGGTGCTATTAAAGATTACCAACTCAAGGTTTCTTAG
- a CDS encoding DUF5671 domain-containing protein, whose product MEKTYNFARDGFMYLLSYATLLVSSVAMNYLLRGVVNHYIPDALDRTTFLGSSSELVGFLAAVVIAFPIFLYVNYSANKLLGQGKIIHDTGVRRWLLYITLVVVILVIIAQLISLFIAYFSGNLVLRSALGAVITLIIAFVVLGYQWWHLKFFDGTAKKISTNFKIFEWAVIAVVTAGVIWTFFVIDSPTVIRNKRFDDTRVQRLTTISYSIQTYYGDAVIGHRVLPTSLQQLVSDTRIFIETDGLVDPVTKQQFEYKVLAAKSYQLCATFATDNTKDAAAVNQPAGTPKFVGANSFAHPVGRKCFDLTVQ is encoded by the coding sequence ATGGAAAAGACGTATAATTTTGCCCGAGATGGGTTTATGTATTTATTAAGCTATGCCACTCTGTTGGTTTCGAGTGTGGCGATGAATTATCTGTTGCGGGGGGTGGTAAATCACTATATTCCAGATGCGCTGGACCGAACCACTTTTTTGGGCAGCAGTTCGGAATTAGTCGGTTTTTTGGCAGCGGTAGTGATTGCCTTCCCAATCTTTCTTTATGTCAATTACTCCGCTAATAAATTATTAGGCCAAGGTAAAATAATCCATGATACGGGAGTGCGCCGATGGCTCTTGTATATTACTTTGGTAGTTGTAATCCTGGTTATTATTGCCCAATTGATCTCACTCTTTATCGCTTATTTCTCGGGTAATTTAGTTTTGAGGTCGGCTCTGGGAGCTGTAATTACGCTAATTATCGCTTTTGTGGTGTTGGGTTATCAGTGGTGGCATTTAAAATTCTTTGACGGCACTGCCAAAAAAATCAGCACTAATTTCAAGATTTTTGAATGGGCAGTGATCGCTGTGGTGACGGCCGGAGTGATTTGGACATTCTTTGTCATTGATAGTCCGACTGTCATCCGCAATAAGCGGTTTGACGATACCCGCGTTCAGAGGTTGACGACGATCAGCTATTCCATCCAAACCTATTACGGCGATGCCGTGATTGGACATCGAGTTTTGCCAACCAGTTTACAGCAATTAGTCAGTGATACCAGAATCTTTATCGAAACTGATGGTCTGGTGGATCCGGTCACTAAACAGCAATTTGAATACAAAGTGTTGGCGGCAAAAAGCTATCAGTTGTGCGCGACATTTGCCACCGATAACACCAAAGATGCCGCTGCTGTTAATCAGCCCGCTGGCACGCCGAAATTTGTGGGAGCAAATTCATTCGCTCACCCGGTTGGCCGCAAATGCTTCGATCTGACTGTCCAATAA